From a single Micromonospora pallida genomic region:
- a CDS encoding NAD(P)/FAD-dependent oxidoreductase produces MREVDVAIIGAGPSGLYAAYYAGFRGLSVAVVDALPEPGGQIAAMYPEKMIYDIAGFPAIKGRDLVANLVTQAATATPEYRLGVRAEQLDYVDGRPVLTLGDGERLHCGAVIVTGGLGSFTPRPLPAAVGFAGTGLVYFVPQPADLAGRDVLIVGGGDSAFDWAVTLAPLARSVTMVHRREKFRAHAATVSRVRELPVRIVVNAEVTKLHGDIMVTGADVAVRGGVAESLPVDAVIAALGFTADLGPLADWGMRLDRRHIVVDSAMATNLPRVYAAGDITEYPGKVRLIATGFGEAATAVNNAAVVIDPSAHLFPGHSSDGT; encoded by the coding sequence ATGCGAGAGGTCGATGTCGCCATAATCGGGGCCGGCCCGTCCGGCCTCTACGCTGCCTACTACGCCGGGTTTCGGGGGCTCTCGGTGGCAGTCGTCGACGCGCTGCCCGAGCCGGGCGGGCAGATCGCCGCGATGTACCCCGAAAAGATGATCTACGACATCGCCGGGTTCCCGGCCATCAAGGGACGGGACCTGGTCGCGAACCTCGTCACCCAGGCGGCCACCGCGACCCCCGAGTACCGGCTCGGCGTCCGTGCCGAACAGCTGGACTACGTGGACGGCCGGCCGGTGCTGACCCTCGGCGACGGCGAACGGCTGCACTGCGGCGCGGTGATCGTCACGGGCGGGCTGGGTAGCTTCACCCCGCGTCCACTGCCGGCCGCCGTGGGGTTCGCCGGCACCGGGCTGGTCTACTTCGTGCCGCAACCGGCCGACCTGGCCGGTCGGGACGTGCTCATCGTCGGCGGTGGGGACTCCGCCTTCGACTGGGCGGTGACGTTGGCCCCGCTGGCGCGCTCGGTGACCATGGTGCACCGGCGGGAGAAGTTCCGCGCGCACGCCGCCACCGTGTCCCGGGTCCGCGAGCTGCCGGTGCGGATCGTGGTGAACGCCGAGGTCACCAAGTTGCACGGGGACATCATGGTCACCGGCGCCGACGTCGCCGTACGGGGCGGGGTGGCGGAGAGCCTGCCGGTCGACGCGGTGATCGCGGCGCTCGGCTTCACCGCCGACCTGGGGCCGCTGGCCGACTGGGGGATGCGGCTGGACCGGCGGCACATCGTGGTCGACAGCGCGATGGCGACCAACCTTCCCCGGGTCTACGCGGCCGGGGACATCACCGAGTACCCGGGCAAGGTCCGGCTGATCGCCACCGGCTTCGGTGAGGCGGCCACGGCG